Proteins co-encoded in one Oculatellaceae cyanobacterium genomic window:
- the csaB gene encoding polysaccharide pyruvyl transferase CsaB has protein sequence MGQIKAGLCGYYGKGNGGDEALLASVLQMLPENVTPLVLSGNPKETRDRYQVESCDRMDAMQVWQALRSCDALIMGGGSLMQDATSLRNPIYYGGLMGIAERLGLKTIALAQGIGPLNSPVTNWVAKRAFGGCAAITVRDRASAFLLQEWGISCMMAPDPVWNLEPSPVENLWDLPAPRVAVALRSHPQLTPERIDCLTRALVDFQTATQTTILLVPFQPSSDLALAQSIQAQLRGANHIFCLEDPRKLKGLFQGVEMTIGMRYHALIMASAHECKCFAISYDPKVSQLMEELNMPGWELEQIPNDHNEITQVWLEHYANGDPLNTAQIQALVDRSLIHRDLLVAALGK, from the coding sequence ATGGGACAGATTAAAGCAGGTTTGTGCGGGTATTACGGCAAAGGTAATGGTGGCGATGAAGCTTTGCTGGCATCGGTGTTGCAGATGTTACCTGAGAATGTAACTCCTTTAGTTCTTTCTGGGAACCCCAAAGAAACACGCGATCGCTATCAAGTAGAATCATGCGATCGCATGGATGCTATGCAAGTTTGGCAAGCATTACGTTCCTGTGATGCCTTAATTATGGGTGGCGGTAGTTTAATGCAAGATGCTACCAGTCTGCGTAACCCCATCTACTACGGTGGATTGATGGGAATAGCGGAGCGACTAGGATTAAAAACGATTGCATTAGCGCAAGGTATTGGCCCCTTAAATAGCCCTGTAACTAATTGGGTAGCAAAACGGGCATTTGGCGGTTGTGCAGCGATTACAGTACGCGATCGCGCCTCAGCTTTCTTGTTACAAGAATGGGGCATTTCTTGTATGATGGCTCCGGATCCTGTATGGAATTTAGAACCAAGTCCGGTAGAAAATCTTTGGGACTTACCTGCACCTAGAGTAGCAGTAGCACTGCGATCGCATCCTCAACTAACTCCAGAACGCATAGATTGCTTAACTCGTGCTTTAGTTGACTTTCAAACAGCTACACAAACAACTATATTACTTGTACCTTTTCAACCTTCAAGCGATCTCGCCCTTGCTCAATCAATTCAAGCTCAACTTCGTGGTGCCAATCACATTTTTTGCTTAGAAGATCCTAGAAAATTAAAAGGATTGTTTCAAGGCGTGGAAATGACTATTGGGATGCGCTATCACGCTTTAATTATGGCCTCCGCCCATGAATGTAAATGTTTTGCCATTAGTTACGATCCCAAAGTTAGCCAACTTATGGAAGAACTGAATATGCCTGGATGGGAGTTAGAGCAAATACCTAACGATCATAACGAGATTACTCAAGTTTGGCTAGAACATTATGCTAATGGCGATCCACTCAATACTGCTCAAATTCAGGCATTAGTAGATCGTTCATTGATTCATCGCGATTTATTAGTAGCAGCATTGGGTAAATAG
- a CDS encoding serine/threonine-protein kinase, translating to MMYCLNPNCPTPQNPQNTKFCLSCGSKLLLRERYRAIKPIGQGGFGRTFLAVDEDKPSKPPCVIKQFYPQAQGTSTVQKATELFNQEAIRLDELGRHPQIPELLAYFTQDDRQYLVQQFIDGQNLAEELAENGTFNEAQIRQLLNDLLSVLEFVHQRQVIHRDIKPENIIRNKSDRKLFLVDFGASKIVTNTSLYQQGTSIGSPEYVAPEQVRGQATFASDIYSLGATCIHLLTQISPFDLYDINEDAWVWQQYLTSNFNPELGRILNKMLESVPSRRYQSVDEVLKDFNKIQNVQAKPLPVAPPPKPLSPPPNQQVFKPASKAKSSIDDELAEVSSQFLNSPPSTNKNQASVSPKPATPSPAKSKSQVDLELEDLKSEFLGYKNPNNTHS from the coding sequence ATGATGTATTGTCTAAATCCCAACTGTCCAACACCACAAAATCCTCAAAATACTAAATTTTGTCTCAGTTGTGGTTCTAAGTTATTACTTAGAGAACGTTATCGAGCAATTAAACCTATTGGACAAGGTGGTTTTGGTAGAACTTTTTTAGCTGTAGATGAAGATAAACCTTCAAAACCGCCTTGTGTAATTAAGCAATTTTACCCGCAAGCGCAAGGAACCAGCACAGTCCAAAAAGCAACCGAGTTATTTAATCAAGAAGCAATACGGTTAGACGAGTTGGGTAGACATCCCCAAATTCCTGAACTGTTGGCATATTTTACCCAAGATGACCGACAGTATTTAGTGCAACAGTTTATTGATGGGCAAAATTTAGCTGAAGAATTAGCTGAGAATGGTACTTTCAATGAAGCGCAAATTAGGCAACTATTAAATGATTTATTGTCAGTACTAGAATTTGTCCATCAACGGCAAGTAATTCACCGAGATATTAAGCCAGAAAATATTATTAGAAACAAGAGCGATCGCAAATTATTTTTAGTCGATTTTGGAGCATCAAAAATTGTCACTAACACTTCTTTGTATCAGCAAGGAACCAGTATTGGCAGCCCTGAATATGTCGCACCAGAACAAGTAAGAGGACAAGCTACTTTTGCTAGTGATATTTATAGTTTAGGTGCTACTTGTATTCATTTATTAACCCAAATATCTCCCTTTGATTTGTATGACATTAATGAAGATGCTTGGGTGTGGCAACAATACTTAACATCAAATTTTAATCCTGAGTTAGGTAGAATTTTAAATAAAATGCTGGAAAGTGTTCCCAGCCGTCGTTATCAATCAGTTGATGAAGTTCTAAAAGATTTTAACAAAATACAAAACGTTCAAGCAAAGCCTCTGCCCGTCGCGCCACCGCCAAAACCTCTTTCACCACCACCTAATCAGCAAGTCTTTAAGCCAGCTTCTAAAGCAAAAAGCTCAATTGATGATGAATTAGCAGAAGTTTCATCTCAATTTCTTAACTCTCCACCATCAACAAATAAAAATCAAGCTTCAGTTTCTCCCAAACCTGCTACTCCTAGCCCTGCTAAGTCTAAAAGTCAGGTTGATCTAGAATTGGAGGACTTAAAATCTGAGTTTCTTGGTTATAAAAATCCCAATAATACTCATAGTTAA
- a CDS encoding putative toxin-antitoxin system toxin component, PIN family: protein MTINDPRFVIDTNVLVSALLFSQSKPRQALDKAQDLGVLLLSSSVFLELEAVLSRPKFNRYIHIARREEFLRSLAQTAQFIEPNELINDCRDEKDNKFLELAVSGNAEYIITRDDDLLVLNPFRGINILTVQQFLENS, encoded by the coding sequence ATGACAATAAATGATCCGAGGTTTGTTATTGATACCAACGTGCTAGTCAGTGCATTATTATTTAGTCAAAGCAAACCACGTCAGGCTCTAGATAAAGCCCAAGATTTAGGAGTTTTATTATTATCTAGTTCGGTTTTTCTAGAACTAGAAGCAGTTCTATCTCGTCCCAAATTTAATCGCTATATTCATATAGCTAGACGTGAAGAATTTTTAAGAAGTTTAGCACAAACGGCTCAATTTATAGAGCCAAATGAATTAATCAACGACTGTAGAGACGAAAAAGATAATAAATTTTTAGAATTAGCAGTAAGCGGCAATGCCGAGTATATTATCACTAGAGACGATGACTTACTGGTTCTAAATCCGTTCCGAGGCATTAATATTTTGACCGTTCAACAGTTTTTGGAAAATAGCTAA
- a CDS encoding DNA polymerase III subunit alpha gives MSFVGLHIHSDYSLLDGASQLDALVDKAKELGMEAIALTDHGVMYGAVELIKICRNKNVKPIIGNEMYVINGDIEEKKRCKKYHQVVLAKNTQGYKNLVKLTTISHLKGMQGKGIFARPCINKELLKQYHEGLIVTSACLGGEIPQAIMRGRLDIARQVAQWYKDVFGDDYYLEIQDHGSQEDRVVNVEIVKIAKELGIKIVATNDSHFISCYDVEAHDALLCIQTGKLIVEDNRMRYSGTEYLKSAEEMAKLFRDHLPDDVIAEAIANTVEVAAKVKPYDIFDEPRLPDYPVPPDHTADTYVEKIAKDGLQERFKTKTYTELDPIYRERLEYELKMLQRMGFSTYFLVVWDYIKYARDNNIPVGPGRGSAAGSLVAYALRITNIDPVHHGLLFERFLNPERKSMPDIDTDFCIERRDDVIQYVTEKYGTERVAQIITFNRLTSKSVLKDVARVLNIPYGESDKMAKLIPVVRGKPTKLKVMISQDTPAPEFKEKYENEEIIIIKPDGSESIVKVRDWVDMAMRIEGTNKTFGVHAAGVVISAQPLDEIVPLQKNNDGSVITQYFMEDLESLGLLKMDFLGLRNLTIIQNTIDLIQQSRGYSINPDDITAEERRSHEILSKGALKKRIKDVDTTYKLLESGDLEGIFQLESSGMLDVVAKLKPSSIEDISSILALYRPGPLDAGLIPKFIDRKHGREDIAYEHPALEPILQETYAVLVYQEQIMKIAQDLAGYSLGQADLLRRAMGKKKASEMQKQRETFLEGAAKNGVQSKIAEDLFEQMVKFAEYCFNKSHSTAYAYVTYQTAFLKANYKVEYMAALLTANSGDQDKVAKYLNNCEKTLGIKIEPPDINRSEVNFTPSNGNILFGLSAVKSVGEGAIQNILTARKEGAFKSLADLCERVSLSNVKSSTLEALIKCGAFDKINPNRQQLIEDLKLIIPWAQGRARDKEIGQGNLFDLFGLNTTDNGFESAPTAKPIEDFSQKDKLQFEQELLGFYVSEHPLKDAINIAKSRGISPINLSDLGQNLRNKNLNVVVILVEIKQVMTKKDNRPMAILKLSDIEGQQTPAVVFCDTYEKIKDLLVANTPLLLKGKASKRDEEIQLIVEEAKSIDELAKEPSQNPNDSLNEFESDFETDYFVMIQLTPQRIENKDYLDRLKAILKESSGEPSTAKVQVLGMVVNQDTCQFVRFGKQFWVQEQEGALERLKTAGFMAELKTNKIMPVSKI, from the coding sequence ATGTCTTTTGTGGGTCTACACATACACAGTGATTACAGCTTGCTTGATGGTGCTAGTCAATTAGACGCGCTAGTGGATAAAGCTAAAGAATTAGGGATGGAGGCGATCGCACTCACCGATCACGGCGTTATGTATGGCGCAGTGGAATTAATCAAAATCTGTCGCAACAAAAATGTTAAGCCAATTATTGGCAATGAAATGTATGTGATTAACGGCGATATTGAAGAGAAAAAACGCTGTAAAAAATATCATCAAGTCGTTTTAGCAAAAAATACTCAAGGTTATAAAAACTTAGTTAAATTAACCACTATTTCTCACCTCAAAGGAATGCAAGGCAAAGGTATCTTTGCCCGTCCTTGTATTAATAAAGAATTACTCAAACAATATCACGAAGGTTTGATTGTCACCAGTGCTTGCTTAGGCGGTGAAATTCCTCAAGCAATTATGAGGGGTAGACTTGATATTGCCCGTCAGGTTGCCCAATGGTATAAAGATGTATTTGGTGATGATTATTATCTAGAGATTCAAGATCACGGTTCTCAGGAAGATCGAGTTGTTAATGTTGAAATTGTTAAGATTGCCAAAGAATTAGGAATTAAAATTGTTGCAACCAATGATTCCCATTTTATTTCTTGTTATGACGTAGAAGCGCATGATGCCTTATTGTGCATTCAAACAGGCAAATTAATAGTAGAAGATAATCGAATGCGCTATAGCGGTACGGAGTATCTCAAGTCCGCAGAAGAAATGGCGAAACTATTTCGAGATCATTTACCAGATGATGTAATTGCGGAAGCGATCGCCAACACCGTAGAAGTCGCTGCTAAAGTAAAACCATACGATATTTTCGACGAACCTCGCCTTCCTGACTATCCCGTTCCCCCAGATCATACCGCCGATACTTATGTAGAGAAAATTGCCAAAGACGGACTACAAGAACGCTTTAAAACTAAAACTTATACAGAACTCGATCCCATCTATCGGGAACGCCTAGAATATGAGTTAAAAATGCTTCAGCGTATGGGTTTTTCTACCTACTTTTTAGTAGTGTGGGATTACATTAAATATGCCAGAGATAACAACATTCCCGTAGGCCCTGGAAGAGGTAGTGCTGCTGGTTCTTTAGTTGCATACGCCCTGAGAATTACTAATATTGATCCAGTTCATCACGGGTTACTATTTGAGCGATTCTTGAACCCCGAACGGAAATCTATGCCAGATATTGATACGGATTTCTGTATTGAAAGACGAGACGATGTAATTCAATACGTCACCGAAAAATATGGCACAGAAAGAGTTGCTCAAATTATTACCTTTAACCGACTAACTTCTAAATCAGTATTAAAAGATGTCGCCAGGGTATTAAATATACCCTATGGGGAATCTGACAAAATGGCGAAGTTAATTCCAGTAGTACGCGGGAAACCTACTAAGCTAAAAGTGATGATTTCTCAGGATACACCCGCACCAGAATTTAAAGAAAAATATGAAAATGAAGAAATAATAATTATTAAACCTGATGGTTCCGAAAGTATAGTGAAAGTCCGTGACTGGGTTGATATGGCGATGCGAATTGAAGGTACTAACAAAACCTTCGGCGTACACGCTGCTGGAGTAGTAATTTCTGCCCAACCATTAGATGAAATTGTACCATTGCAGAAAAATAATGATGGTTCAGTGATTACTCAATATTTCATGGAAGATTTGGAATCACTGGGTTTATTAAAAATGGATTTCTTGGGGTTAAGAAATCTAACTATCATTCAAAATACTATTGATTTAATTCAGCAAAGCCGAGGATATTCCATCAACCCTGATGATATTACTGCTGAGGAAAGAAGGTCACATGAAATTTTATCCAAAGGGGCATTAAAGAAACGTATCAAAGATGTTGATACTACTTATAAACTGCTAGAATCAGGAGATTTAGAAGGAATATTCCAATTAGAATCTTCAGGGATGCTTGATGTGGTAGCCAAGTTAAAACCATCAAGCATAGAAGATATTTCTTCTATTTTAGCCCTTTATCGACCAGGCCCGTTAGATGCTGGACTGATTCCTAAATTTATTGACCGCAAGCATGGCAGAGAGGATATAGCATACGAACATCCAGCATTAGAACCGATTTTACAAGAAACTTATGCCGTACTTGTCTATCAAGAGCAAATTATGAAAATTGCTCAAGATTTAGCTGGTTATTCTTTAGGTCAAGCTGACTTATTGAGGCGGGCGATGGGCAAGAAAAAAGCATCAGAAATGCAGAAGCAAAGGGAAACATTTCTTGAGGGTGCTGCTAAAAATGGAGTTCAGTCAAAAATTGCTGAAGATTTATTTGAGCAAATGGTTAAATTTGCGGAATATTGCTTTAATAAATCCCATTCCACAGCTTATGCTTATGTAACTTATCAAACGGCATTTTTAAAAGCTAATTATAAAGTTGAATACATGGCGGCGCTACTAACAGCTAATAGTGGCGATCAAGATAAGGTAGCGAAATATCTCAACAACTGCGAAAAAACGTTAGGTATTAAGATTGAACCGCCAGATATTAACCGTTCTGAAGTAAATTTTACGCCGAGTAATGGAAATATCTTGTTTGGGCTATCGGCAGTAAAAAGTGTAGGAGAAGGAGCGATTCAAAATATTTTAACTGCTCGAAAAGAGGGGGCGTTTAAATCTTTAGCGGATTTGTGCGAACGTGTTAGTCTTTCAAACGTTAAAAGCTCTACTTTAGAAGCTTTGATTAAATGTGGTGCTTTTGATAAAATCAATCCAAATCGACAACAATTAATTGAAGATTTAAAATTGATTATTCCTTGGGCGCAAGGTCGAGCGAGAGATAAAGAAATTGGTCAAGGAAATCTTTTTGATTTATTTGGTTTAAATACGACTGATAATGGCTTTGAATCTGCCCCAACAGCCAAACCCATAGAAGACTTTTCACAGAAAGATAAATTGCAGTTTGAGCAAGAACTGCTCGGCTTTTATGTCTCAGAGCATCCCCTAAAAGATGCAATCAACATTGCTAAGAGTCGTGGAATTAGCCCAATTAATCTCAGCGATTTAGGACAGAACTTAAGAAATAAAAATCTCAATGTAGTTGTCATCCTGGTAGAAATCAAGCAAGTGATGACTAAAAAAGATAATCGCCCGATGGCTATCCTAAAACTATCAGATATTGAAGGTCAACAAACTCCTGCTGTAGTATTTTGCGATACTTATGAAAAAATTAAAGATTTACTGGTCGCAAATACTCCTCTGTTGCTGAAAGGTAAAGCAAGTAAACGAGATGAGGAAATCCAGTTAATTGTTGAGGAGGCTAAATCTATTGATGAGTTAGCAAAAGAGCCTTCACAAAACCCAAATGATTCACTAAATGAATTTGAATCAGATTTTGAAACAGATTATTTTGTGATGATACAACTGACACCGCAACGAATTGAGAATAAAGACTATCTAGACAGATTAAAAGCAATTTTAAAAGAATCATCAGGCGAACCATCAACCGCTAAAGTTCAGGTTTTAGGTATGGTAGTTAATCAAGATACTTGTCAGTTTGTTCGCTTTGGGAAGCAATTTTGGGTGCAAGAGCAAGAAGGTGCTTTAGAAAGACTAAAAACTGCTGGTTTTATGGCTGAACTCAAGACAAACAAAATTATGCCCGTCAGTAAAATTTGA
- a CDS encoding DUF3593 domain-containing protein, which produces MIPKESLFVISLFPYLGFLWFITQSKQMPRLALIGFYMTLVFVGVTIPAGIYAKVVYGQSLANIDWLHGGAEFFLTLSNILVVLGFRQAIIQSRQASRQKIKDV; this is translated from the coding sequence ATGATTCCCAAAGAAAGCTTATTTGTTATCTCCCTGTTTCCTTATTTAGGATTTCTGTGGTTTATTACCCAATCTAAGCAAATGCCTCGTTTAGCCTTAATTGGGTTTTACATGACTTTAGTTTTTGTTGGCGTTACCATTCCCGCAGGGATTTATGCCAAAGTCGTTTATGGTCAATCTTTAGCCAATATAGATTGGCTGCATGGTGGCGCTGAATTTTTCTTAACACTCTCAAATATTTTGGTTGTGCTAGGCTTTCGGCAGGCAATAATTCAAAGTAGGCAAGCTTCTAGACAAAAAATTAAGGATGTATGA
- a CDS encoding DUF2499 domain-containing protein encodes MHALSIPTWIIHVSSVIEWIAAIWLIWTYGEVSNNRSWRALSIAMLPALVSAMCACTWHFFDNFPGLEWLVTLQASMTVLGNFTLCVAGWWIWRSSKLANSVRSDE; translated from the coding sequence ATGCACGCTCTTTCAATACCTACTTGGATTATTCATGTATCTAGCGTTATCGAGTGGATTGCCGCTATCTGGTTAATCTGGACTTATGGCGAAGTTAGCAATAATCGCTCATGGAGAGCTTTATCGATCGCTATGCTACCAGCCTTAGTAAGCGCCATGTGTGCTTGCACGTGGCATTTTTTTGATAATTTTCCAGGCTTAGAGTGGCTGGTTACACTCCAAGCTAGTATGACGGTTTTGGGTAACTTTACCCTTTGTGTTGCTGGTTGGTGGATTTGGCGTTCATCTAAGTTGGCTAACTCAGTTAGGAGTGATGAATAG